A segment of the Salmo trutta chromosome 3, fSalTru1.1, whole genome shotgun sequence genome:
ctctacacatggcagccatcttgcctcagcacagcccagttcaccctGTGCCAGTACTCCGCCTGTGCCGGGCTACAGAAaaaatccagccaggacgggttgtgcaggctgtgcgctccagacctccagtgcgtagtCAAGGCCACGTGTATCCAGtgtctgctcctcgcactagccctgtggtgcgcgtccctagtctggcgcctccaaagccagccccacgcaccaggcctttagtgtgcctgcccagtccagaacgtcctgttcctgctcgttgcactagccctgtggtgcgtgtcgctagtctggcgcctccaaatccagccccatgcaccaggcctttagtgcgcctgcccagtccagtacgtcctgttcctgctcctcgcactagccctgtggtgcgtgttactagtttggtgcctccaaagccagtcccacgcatcaggccttcagtgcgcagtccccgtctagagcttccggcgccagtgccccgtctagagcttccggcgacagtgccccatctagagcttccggcgacagtgccccatctagagcttccggcgacagtgccccgtctagagcttccggcgacagtgccccgtctagagcttccggcgacagtgccccatctagagcttcgggcgacagttccccgtccagtgcttccggcaacggcccacagtccggaaccgacagagacggcccacagtccagaaccgacagagacggcccacagtccggaaccgacagagacggcccacagtccggaaccgacagagacggcccacagtccggaaccgacagagacggccgccagtccggcgcagccagagtcggccgccagtccggcgcagccagagtcgcccctcagcccagagccttcagtggtgggctacagccctgagcctttagcaagggtggacaggttagagtggggattaagcccggagccagagccacctccgtggggggaggtttgggaagggggggtgtagcacaggaaccgtcagtgacggtggccaccctcccttccctccctttgttttggggttattgttttgttagtttttgtttcaggtgcatccggggtctgcacctttgggggggggggggtactgtcacgtcctgaccagtaaaaggggttatttgttattgtagtttggtcaggacgtggcaggggtgtgtttgtttagtgtgtttcggggtttttggtttatgttctatgttttctatttctatgtgggttttctagtttgtctatttctatgttagttttgggaacaacctccaattagaagcagctggttgtcgttgcttctaattggaggccatatttaagtgggtttattttctcttgtgtttgtgggtggttgttccatgtatagtcaggttaccttacaggactgtcgtttgttttcttgttttgtttcagtgttcacgtttaaataaatatatcagtatggacacttaccacgctgcgtactGGTTCGATATTTCTTACTCCTCAGAAGACGAAACTTATGAcatctactgccattcattccaataagactggtttggatttctccttgaccaatatggctgccattttaaCCCCGTTCTagaactttgagggtttatgacatagagatcctattaaattactactAGGGCTATGACAGTAGGATGCACACAATACAGCATTGATTGTTAACTAACAATTCACACCATCCTTTTTTCCTCAGTAAGATGAACACAACCGAGGCCACCAGCACAGACGATTACTATGTCTATGACAGCCCCTGTAGCACTGGCACCAGTCTAACCCAAGGGTCCAACTACCAGCCCATTCTCTTCTACCTGGTGTTCACCCTGGGTATGACAGGCAACAGTCTGGTGCTCTGGGTCCTCCTCAAGTACATGAAACTGAAGACCATGACAGACATCTGTCTGCTGAACCTAGCCCTATCTGACCTGCTCCttgccctctctctgcctctctgggcCTACCACGCCCAGGGTCATGAGTTTGAAGGGGACAGTCCGTGTAAGATCATGGCTGGTGTCTACCAGGTGGGATTCTACAGCAGCATCCTGTTTGTGACCCTGATGAGTGTGGATCGCTACCTGGCCATCGTTCACGCCGTGGCCGCCATGAGGGCCAGGACGCTGCGCTATGGAACGCTGGCGAGCATCATCGTCTGGGTAGCGTCCATCAGCGCTGCTCTCCCTGAGGCCATCTTCGTAGCGGTGGTTAGGGAGAATGACGAGAGCAGTGGTACAAGTTGCCAGCGGATTTACCCAGAGGGCACAGAGAAGACATGGAAGTTGTTGAGGAACTTTGGGGAAAACGGAGTGGGGCTCCTCCTATGTCTGCCCCTAATGGTTTTTTGTTACATCAGTATTCTCACTGTACTACAGAGGTTAAGGAACTCCAAAAAAGACAGGGCCATGAAACTGATATTCGCCATCGTGGGTGTGTTTGTAGTCTCCTGGGTCCCTTACAACGTTGTGGTTTTCCTCCAGACCCTTCAGATGTTTGACATTGGGAATAGCTGTGAGGCTTCAACACAGCTCGATACAGCTATGGAGGTGACAGAAACCATAGCGCTGGCTCACTGCTGTGTCAACCCAGTCATTTATGCTTTTGTAGGAGAGAAATTCAGAAAGTGTTTGGGCACTGCGCTCTCTAGATATCCGCTGTGTAAAAAGCTCAGCAAACATGCAATGGTGAGCAGCAGAGCATCAGAAAACGAGACTTCTAACACACCTGTGTGATTGTACTGCTGAAAGACGATACTTCCATTGCTGAAAACCTATTTGATGCATTTTCATTGACAAAAAACACTTCAGTTGGAAAGCAGCAAGTAGAGCAGAAGACCAATTTCTGTGTCATATGGAATAATGAAGTATTCTTCTGAACACAGACTTGCATATAAATTAAGTGTAACTGTATAATATTTAACTTGAAATGTATTTTGATGAGCTCTGACTATTTGTTAAAGGGTGATGGGCTGTTTATGTTTTGATTACCCATGTACTTATTTCATGTACAGTACAGGCCTGCACACATTTTTGCTATAGCATAATATCAATATGTTTTGCATAGAGATGATCAACATTTTTATTCTTATTGTATGCACACATTTTTGTTATAACATTAAAGCACAACCAGGGGCAGGGTTGTGGCCAGAGGACTGCTGCTGGATGGCCGGTGGCTATCTGGCTACTCGTTGGCTACATTTGCTGGCCAAATATTATTTTGGTAGAATTTTGACCCTCCTTTGATTGAGG
Coding sequences within it:
- the LOC115180589 gene encoding C-C chemokine receptor type 4-like encodes the protein MNTTEATSTDDYYVYDSPCSTGTSLTQGSNYQPILFYLVFTLGMTGNSLVLWVLLKYMKLKTMTDICLLNLALSDLLLALSLPLWAYHAQGHEFEGDSPCKIMAGVYQVGFYSSILFVTLMSVDRYLAIVHAVAAMRARTLRYGTLASIIVWVASISAALPEAIFVAVVRENDESSGTSCQRIYPEGTEKTWKLLRNFGENGVGLLLCLPLMVFCYISILTVLQRLRNSKKDRAMKLIFAIVGVFVVSWVPYNVVVFLQTLQMFDIGNSCEASTQLDTAMEVTETIALAHCCVNPVIYAFVGEKFRKCLGTALSRYPLCKKLSKHAMVSSRASENETSNTPV